In a single window of the Streptomyces sp. HUAS ZL42 genome:
- a CDS encoding HU family DNA-binding protein, whose product MNRSELVAALADRAEVTRKDADAVLAAFAEVVGDIVSKGDEKVTIPGFLTFERTHRAARTARNPQTGDPIQIPAGYSVKVSAGSKLKEAAKGK is encoded by the coding sequence ATGAACCGCAGTGAGCTGGTGGCCGCGCTGGCCGACCGCGCCGAGGTGACCCGCAAGGACGCCGACGCCGTCCTGGCCGCGTTCGCCGAGGTCGTCGGTGACATCGTCTCCAAGGGCGACGAGAAGGTCACCATCCCCGGCTTCCTGACCTTCGAGCGCACCCACCGTGCCGCTCGCACCGCGCGCAACCCGCAGACCGGTGACCCCATCCAGATCCCGGCCGGCTACAGCGTGAAGGTCTCCGCGGGCTCCAAGCTCAAGGAAGCCGCGAAGGGCAAGTGA
- the murA gene encoding UDP-N-acetylglucosamine 1-carboxyvinyltransferase yields MTVNDDVLLVHGGTPLEGEIRVRGAKNLVPKAMVAALLGGAPSRLRNVPDIRDVRVVRGLLQLHGVTVRPGEEPGELVMDPTNVESANVADIDAHAGSSRIPILFCGPLLHRLGHAFIPGLGGCDIGGRPIDFHFEVLRQFGASIEKRADGQYLEAPKGLRGTKIRLPYPSVGATEQVLLTAVLAEGVTELSNAAVEPEIEDLICVLQKMGAIIAMDTDRTIRITGVDKLGGYNHRALPDRLEAASWASAALATEGNIFVRGAQQRSMMTFLNTYRKVGGAFEIDDEGIRFWHPGGQLKSIALETDVHPGFQTDWQQPLVVALTQATGLSIIHETVYESRLGFTSALNQMGAHIQLYRECLGGSDCRFGQRNFLHSAVVSGPTKLQGADLVIPDLRGGFSYLIAALAAQGTSRVHGIDLINRGYENFMEKLVELGAKVELPGKALG; encoded by the coding sequence ATGACCGTCAACGACGATGTCCTGCTTGTCCACGGCGGAACCCCGCTGGAGGGCGAGATCCGTGTCCGCGGTGCGAAGAACCTCGTACCGAAGGCCATGGTGGCCGCCCTGCTGGGCGGTGCACCGAGTCGGCTGCGCAACGTTCCTGACATCCGCGACGTGCGCGTCGTACGCGGACTGCTGCAACTGCACGGGGTGACGGTCCGTCCGGGTGAGGAGCCGGGCGAGCTGGTGATGGACCCGACGAACGTGGAGAGCGCGAACGTCGCCGACATCGACGCGCACGCGGGTTCGAGCCGAATCCCGATCCTGTTCTGCGGTCCGCTGCTGCACCGTCTGGGTCACGCGTTCATCCCGGGGCTCGGCGGCTGCGACATAGGCGGCCGGCCGATCGACTTCCACTTCGAGGTGCTGCGGCAGTTCGGCGCGTCCATCGAGAAGCGGGCCGACGGCCAGTACCTGGAGGCGCCCAAGGGCCTGCGCGGTACGAAGATCCGCCTGCCCTACCCGTCCGTCGGCGCGACCGAGCAGGTGCTGCTCACCGCCGTCCTCGCCGAGGGCGTCACGGAACTCTCGAACGCGGCCGTGGAGCCGGAGATCGAGGACCTGATCTGCGTCCTGCAGAAGATGGGCGCCATCATCGCGATGGACACCGACCGCACCATCCGCATCACCGGTGTGGACAAGCTCGGCGGCTACAACCACCGCGCCCTCCCGGACCGTCTGGAGGCCGCCTCCTGGGCGTCCGCGGCGCTGGCGACCGAGGGCAACATCTTCGTGCGCGGCGCCCAGCAGCGCTCGATGATGACGTTCCTGAACACCTACCGGAAGGTGGGTGGCGCGTTCGAGATCGACGACGAGGGCATCCGCTTCTGGCACCCGGGCGGCCAGTTGAAGTCGATCGCCCTCGAAACGGACGTGCACCCCGGCTTCCAGACGGACTGGCAGCAGCCGCTGGTGGTCGCCCTCACACAGGCGACGGGCCTGTCCATCATCCACGAGACGGTGTACGAGTCACGGCTCGGCTTCACCTCCGCGCTGAACCAGATGGGCGCTCACATCCAGCTGTACCGCGAGTGCCTGGGCGGCTCGGACTGCCGCTTCGGCCAGCGCAACTTCCTCCACTCGGCCGTCGTGTCCGGCCCCACGAAGCTCCAGGGCGCCGACCTGGTCATCCCGGACCTCCGCGGCGGCTTCTCATACCTCATCGCCGCCCTGGCGGCCCAGGGGACGTCCCGCGTCCACGGCATCGACCTCATCAACCGGGGCTACGAGAACTTCATGGAGAAGCTGGTCGAGCTGGGCGCGAAGGTCGAACTGCCGGGCAAGGCCCTCGGCTGA
- a CDS encoding YqgE/AlgH family protein, with protein MTEVSSLTGRLLVATPALADPNFDRAVVLLLDHDEEGSLGVVLNRPTPVDVGDILEGWADLAGEPGVVFQGGPVSLDSALGVAVIPGGAAAERAPLGWRRVHGAIGLVDLEAPPELLASALGSLRIFAGYAGWGPGQLEDELVEGAWYVVESEPGDVSSPSPETLWREVLRRQRNELAMVATYPDDPSLN; from the coding sequence ATGACCGAGGTGTCCTCGCTCACAGGGCGGCTGCTCGTGGCAACGCCCGCCCTGGCGGACCCGAACTTCGACCGTGCGGTGGTGCTCCTTCTCGACCACGACGAGGAGGGCTCGCTCGGCGTCGTCCTCAACCGTCCGACTCCGGTGGACGTGGGCGACATCCTGGAGGGCTGGGCGGATCTCGCCGGCGAGCCCGGCGTCGTCTTCCAGGGCGGTCCGGTGTCCCTGGACTCGGCCCTCGGGGTGGCTGTCATCCCCGGCGGAGCGGCCGCCGAACGCGCCCCGCTGGGCTGGCGCCGGGTGCACGGCGCGATCGGCCTGGTCGACCTGGAGGCCCCGCCGGAGCTGCTGGCCTCCGCCCTCGGCTCGCTCCGCATCTTCGCCGGGTACGCCGGATGGGGCCCCGGCCAGCTGGAGGACGAGCTGGTCGAGGGCGCCTGGTACGTAGTCGAGTCCGAGCCCGGTGACGTCTCCTCGCCGTCGCCGGAGACACTGTGGCGCGAGGTCCTGCGCCGCCAGCGCAACGAGCTGGCGATGGTGGCGACGTATCCGGACGACCCTTCGCTCAACTGA
- a CDS encoding DUF3039 domain-containing protein, with translation MSTLEPERGTGTGTLVEPTPQVSHGDGDHERFAHYVQKDKIMASALDGTPVVALCGKVWVPGRDPKKYPVCPMCKEIYDSMGAGGGDGKGDGKK, from the coding sequence ATGAGCACTCTCGAGCCCGAGCGCGGGACTGGTACGGGGACCCTCGTCGAGCCGACGCCGCAGGTGTCCCACGGTGACGGCGACCACGAGCGCTTCGCCCACTACGTCCAGAAGGACAAGATCATGGCGAGCGCCCTCGACGGCACCCCCGTCGTGGCGCTCTGCGGCAAGGTCTGGGTGCCGGGCCGCGACCCGAAGAAGTACCCCGTGTGTCCCATGTGCAAGGAGATCTACGACTCCATGGGCGCCGGTGGCGGCGACGGCAAGGGCGACGGCAAGAAGTAA
- a CDS encoding beta-N-acetylhexosaminidase, protein MPRSVVASSGEVPLTASSQLYAGTGTEGVGHWLRTVLWQATGLPLREGRELDDTEGDGIGLRLDSELGPEEYRLVSDRSGVLIEGGGAAGVFWGAQTLRQLLDPDAYRRAPLSRDRAWAVPHVTIEDAPRFRWRGLMLDVARHFMPKEGVLRYLDLMAAHKLNVFHFHLTDDQGWRIEIKRYPRLTEVGSWRARTKFGHRASPLWEEKPHGGFYTQDDIREIVAYAAERHIAVVPEIDVPGHSQAAIAAYPELGNTDVIDTKALSVWDNWGISPNVLAPTDNTLRFYEGVFEELLELFPWEFVHVGGDECLKDQWRHSPAAQARIKELGLADEDELQSWFIGHFDKWLSVRGRRLIGWDEILEGGLAQGAAVSSWRGYAGGIAAARAGHDVVMCPEQQVYLDHRQDAGADEPVPIGYVRTLEDVYRFDPVPPELTSEETGHVLGTQANLWTEVMEDHARVDYQAFPRLAAFAEVAWSSLPAPRERDFAEFERRMAAHYRRLDALGVSYRPPGGPLPWQKRPGVLGRPIDGPPPAR, encoded by the coding sequence ATGCCCCGCAGCGTCGTCGCCAGTTCCGGCGAGGTGCCGCTGACGGCTTCCTCCCAGCTCTACGCCGGCACCGGGACGGAGGGCGTCGGGCACTGGCTGCGTACCGTCCTCTGGCAGGCCACCGGCCTGCCGCTGCGTGAGGGGCGGGAGCTCGACGACACCGAGGGCGACGGCATCGGGCTCCGGCTCGACTCCGAGCTCGGTCCCGAGGAGTACCGCCTGGTCAGCGACCGGAGCGGCGTCCTGATCGAGGGAGGCGGCGCGGCCGGCGTCTTCTGGGGCGCCCAGACGCTCCGTCAGCTCCTCGACCCCGACGCGTACCGCAGGGCCCCGCTCAGCCGCGACCGCGCCTGGGCCGTGCCGCATGTGACGATCGAAGACGCGCCCCGCTTCCGCTGGCGCGGCCTCATGCTCGACGTCGCCCGGCACTTCATGCCCAAGGAAGGCGTCCTGCGTTACCTGGACCTCATGGCCGCGCACAAGCTCAACGTCTTCCACTTCCATCTGACGGACGATCAGGGCTGGCGAATCGAGATCAAGAGGTACCCCCGGCTGACCGAGGTCGGCTCCTGGCGCGCACGTACGAAATTCGGTCATCGTGCCTCGCCGCTGTGGGAGGAGAAGCCGCACGGTGGCTTCTACACCCAGGACGACATCCGGGAGATCGTCGCGTACGCCGCCGAGCGGCATATCGCCGTCGTCCCCGAAATCGACGTACCCGGCCACTCGCAGGCCGCCATCGCCGCGTACCCGGAACTCGGCAACACCGACGTCATTGACACCAAGGCCCTTTCTGTCTGGGACAACTGGGGGATCTCTCCGAACGTACTCGCCCCCACTGACAACACCCTCCGCTTCTACGAGGGCGTGTTCGAGGAACTCCTCGAGCTATTCCCATGGGAGTTCGTCCACGTCGGCGGTGACGAATGTCTCAAGGACCAGTGGCGGCATTCGCCCGCCGCACAGGCGCGCATCAAGGAACTCGGGCTCGCGGACGAGGACGAACTGCAGTCGTGGTTCATCGGCCACTTCGACAAGTGGCTTTCCGTGCGCGGGCGCAGACTCATCGGCTGGGACGAGATCCTGGAGGGCGGCCTCGCGCAGGGCGCGGCCGTGTCGTCGTGGCGCGGATACGCGGGCGGGATCGCCGCCGCGCGGGCCGGCCACGACGTCGTCATGTGCCCCGAACAGCAGGTGTACCTGGACCACCGGCAGGACGCGGGTGCGGACGAGCCGGTCCCCATCGGCTACGTCCGCACCCTTGAGGACGTGTATCGCTTCGACCCCGTTCCACCGGAGCTGACTTCCGAGGAGACCGGACATGTGCTCGGCACCCAGGCCAACCTGTGGACCGAGGTGATGGAGGACCACGCACGCGTGGACTACCAGGCGTTTCCCCGGCTCGCGGCATTCGCGGAGGTGGCGTGGAGTTCTCTGCCCGCCCCGCGGGAAAGGGACTTCGCCGAATTCGAGCGGCGGATGGCCGCCCATTACCGGCGACTTGACGCCCTGGGAGTCTCCTACCGGCCGCCGGGCGGCCCCCTGCCGTGGCAGAAGCGTCCCGGAGTGCTCGGCCGCCCGATCGACGGGCCGCCCCCGGCCCGGTAA
- a CDS encoding xanthine dehydrogenase family protein subunit M: protein MSTHAPQAAQAVTLPTTLDEAVAALTAMPAAVPVAGGTDLMAAVNSGQLRPAGLVGLGRISEIRGWQYQDGHALLGAGLTHARMGRPDFAALIPALAASARAAGPPQIRNAGTLGGNIASSAPTGDALPVLAALEATLIIAGPGGARREIPVSHLLAGVEMLRGGELIGYVRVPLLHAPQVFLKATGRTGPGRSLASVALVLDPARRGVRCAVGAIAPMPLRPLEAEQWVAQLIDWDNNRAIVPEALGAFGEYVAAACIPDPAPEGDGSVPQLPPAVLHLRRTVAALARRALGRALS from the coding sequence TTGAGCACGCACGCACCGCAGGCGGCGCAGGCCGTCACGCTGCCCACGACGCTGGACGAGGCAGTGGCGGCGCTCACCGCCATGCCCGCCGCGGTGCCCGTGGCCGGCGGCACGGACCTGATGGCCGCGGTCAACTCCGGGCAGCTCCGGCCCGCCGGTCTGGTCGGTCTCGGCCGGATCAGCGAGATCCGCGGCTGGCAGTACCAGGACGGTCACGCTCTGCTCGGCGCGGGCCTCACCCACGCCCGCATGGGGCGCCCCGACTTCGCCGCCCTCATCCCGGCGCTAGCGGCCTCCGCGCGCGCCGCGGGTCCGCCGCAGATCCGCAACGCGGGCACCCTGGGCGGCAACATCGCCTCGTCCGCGCCCACCGGGGACGCGCTGCCGGTCCTTGCCGCCCTGGAGGCGACGCTGATCATCGCGGGCCCGGGCGGAGCCCGCCGGGAGATCCCGGTGTCGCACCTGCTGGCCGGCGTGGAGATGCTGCGCGGCGGCGAACTCATCGGGTACGTGCGCGTGCCGCTGCTGCACGCGCCGCAGGTCTTCCTGAAGGCGACCGGCCGCACCGGCCCCGGGCGCTCCCTCGCGTCCGTGGCGCTGGTCCTCGACCCGGCCCGGCGCGGGGTCAGGTGCGCCGTCGGCGCCATAGCGCCGATGCCGCTGCGACCCCTGGAGGCCGAGCAGTGGGTCGCCCAGCTCATCGACTGGGACAACAACCGCGCGATCGTCCCCGAGGCGCTGGGCGCCTTCGGCGAGTACGTCGCCGCGGCCTGCATCCCCGACCCGGCCCCGGAGGGGGACGGTTCCGTACCGCAGCTTCCGCCCGCCGTACTGCACCTGCGGCGCACCGTCGCCGCGCTGGCCCGACGAGCACTGGGAAGGGCGCTGTCGTGA
- a CDS encoding 2Fe-2S iron-sulfur cluster-binding protein, translating into MTDDQHGEGTPQGAGRWDPLPQGDYDDGATAFVKLPEGGIDALLSGNSPLAAPGHGYVPPRIAVAPSPTDPNATGAWTAPADGAEWPDANAVPSHETGGETGGDDRFSYNPGATGQWTFEETAPAPGHDVTGQWSIPVAGGDLPDESGEFTTSSLIEQWGGTPPATLPGGAPAPWATSATGEPWGQQAADSGGAEASSAAAGAGVAERSTVSGHEHHGHGPGQPAHEHDHHDHHHHEPGQSAHEHAAHDGTATHYAPQHSAEAAAQAAPHASEAAEGAAEAEGAAEGPGIAGDAREPTEPPARPGSPAGHGPASGDDAQGTASGRSHAETPEGAANDPSHDESPAPGGTAATASQDDPAPAPDDTPASGSPGNAPDSASPHEAPPPPHEEHPLASYVLRVNGAERPVADAWIGESLLYVLRERLGLAGAKDGCSQGECGACNVQVDGRLVASCLVPAVTTAGSEVRTVEGLAEDGQPSDVQRALARCGAVQCGFCVPGMAMTVHDLLEGNPAPTDLETRQALCGNLCRCSGYRGVVEAVKEVVAEREAHRAADAETEPDEARIPHQAGPGAGGVNPSAFERTGPHDRTYGQGQDGGQA; encoded by the coding sequence GTGACCGACGACCAGCACGGAGAGGGCACGCCCCAGGGCGCGGGCCGCTGGGACCCGCTGCCCCAGGGTGACTACGACGACGGCGCCACCGCCTTCGTGAAGCTCCCGGAGGGCGGCATCGACGCCCTCCTGTCGGGCAACAGCCCGCTCGCCGCCCCGGGCCACGGCTACGTGCCCCCGCGGATAGCGGTCGCGCCCTCGCCCACCGACCCGAACGCGACGGGCGCGTGGACCGCGCCCGCCGACGGAGCAGAGTGGCCCGACGCGAACGCCGTACCGTCCCACGAGACCGGCGGCGAGACCGGCGGCGACGACCGGTTCAGCTACAACCCCGGTGCCACCGGGCAGTGGACCTTCGAGGAGACCGCTCCGGCACCCGGTCACGACGTGACCGGGCAGTGGTCGATCCCCGTCGCCGGGGGCGACCTTCCGGACGAATCGGGCGAGTTCACGACGTCGTCGCTGATCGAGCAGTGGGGCGGAACGCCTCCGGCCACGCTGCCGGGCGGCGCGCCGGCACCCTGGGCGACGAGCGCGACGGGGGAGCCGTGGGGGCAGCAGGCGGCGGACTCCGGCGGGGCGGAGGCCTCTTCGGCCGCTGCCGGCGCCGGTGTGGCCGAGCGGTCGACGGTGAGCGGGCACGAGCACCACGGCCACGGTCCCGGGCAGCCTGCTCACGAACACGACCACCACGACCACCATCACCATGAGCCCGGGCAGTCGGCGCACGAGCACGCCGCCCACGACGGGACGGCGACGCACTACGCGCCCCAGCACTCGGCAGAGGCGGCCGCCCAGGCCGCCCCGCACGCCTCGGAGGCCGCCGAAGGGGCTGCCGAAGCCGAAGGGGCCGCTGAGGGGCCCGGGATCGCCGGGGACGCCCGGGAGCCCACCGAGCCGCCCGCACGGCCCGGTTCGCCCGCGGGACACGGCCCGGCGTCGGGGGACGACGCGCAGGGCACGGCATCCGGTCGCTCCCACGCGGAGACCCCCGAGGGCGCCGCGAACGACCCGTCCCACGACGAGTCACCCGCGCCTGGCGGCACGGCGGCCACCGCATCACAGGACGACCCGGCCCCCGCGCCCGACGACACCCCGGCTTCCGGCTCGCCCGGCAACGCGCCCGACTCGGCGTCCCCGCACGAGGCCCCTCCGCCTCCCCACGAGGAGCACCCCCTCGCGTCGTACGTCCTGCGCGTCAACGGTGCCGAGCGCCCCGTCGCCGACGCCTGGATCGGTGAGTCGCTGCTCTACGTCCTGCGCGAGCGGCTCGGCCTCGCGGGTGCCAAGGACGGCTGCTCGCAGGGCGAGTGCGGGGCCTGCAACGTGCAGGTCGACGGGCGGCTCGTCGCCTCCTGCCTCGTTCCGGCCGTGACCACCGCCGGCAGCGAGGTCCGCACGGTCGAGGGCCTGGCCGAGGACGGGCAGCCCTCGGACGTGCAGCGGGCGCTCGCCAGGTGCGGCGCGGTGCAGTGCGGTTTCTGCGTGCCCGGCATGGCGATGACCGTGCACGACCTGCTGGAGGGCAACCCGGCGCCGACCGACCTGGAGACCCGCCAGGCGCTGTGCGGAAACCTGTGCCGCTGCTCCGGCTACCGGGGCGTCGTGGAGGCCGTCAAGGAGGTCGTCGCCGAACGCGAGGCACACCGCGCGGCGGACGCCGAGACGGAGCCGGACGAGGCACGTATCCCGCATCAGGCGGGCCCGGGAGCCGGCGGCGTCAACCCGTCGGCGTTCGAGCGGACCGGTCCGCACGACCGGACGTACGGACAGGGACAGGACGGAGGCCAGGCGTGA
- a CDS encoding xanthine dehydrogenase family protein molybdopterin-binding subunit → MSNEAATATTTAEAAPAPEPLPHGLGASLRPADARAKTEGTFPYAADLWAEGLLWAAVLRSPHPHARIVSIDTSHAREMPGVRAVVTHEDVPGRPLYGRGKADRPVFASEVVRHHGEPIAAVAADHPDTARMAAAAVIVEYEVLDPVTDPEQAFEAEPLHPDGNLIRHIPLRHGDADAVGDVVVEGLYRIGRQDPAPIGAEAGLAVPRPDGGVELYLASTDPHADRDTAAACYGLEPERVKIVVTGVPGATADREDQGFQIPLGLLALKTGCPVKLTATREESFLGHAHRHPTLLRYRHHADAEGKLVKVEAQILLDAGPYADTSSDALAAAVAFACGPYVVPNAFIEGWAVRTNNPPSGHVRGEGAMQVCAAYEAQMDKLAKKLAVDPAELRLRNAMATGDVLPTGQTVTCPAPVAELLQAVQEFPLPPLPKDTPEEEWLLPGGPEGAGEPGAVRRGVGYALGMVHMLGAEGADEVSTATVKVQDGVATVLCAAVETGQGFTTLARQIVQETLGIDEVHVAPVDTDQPPAGAGCRGRHTWVSGGAVERAAKMVRTQLLQPLAHKFGMSTELLQITDGKITSYDGVLSTTVTEAMEGKELWATAQCRPHPTEPLDDAGQGDAFVGLAFCAIRAVVDVDIELGSVRVVELAVAQDVGRVLNPTQLAARIEAGVTQGVGIALTENLRTPRGLIRHPDLTGYALPTALDAPDIQIVKLIEERDVVAPFGAKAVSAVPVVTSPAAIASAVRAATGRPVNRLPIRPQAAVVTVQ, encoded by the coding sequence GTGAGCAACGAAGCCGCCACCGCGACCACCACCGCGGAGGCCGCACCCGCCCCCGAGCCACTGCCGCACGGCCTGGGCGCCTCCCTGCGGCCCGCCGACGCCCGTGCCAAGACCGAGGGCACGTTCCCGTATGCGGCCGACCTGTGGGCCGAGGGCCTGCTGTGGGCGGCCGTACTGCGCTCGCCGCACCCGCACGCGCGCATCGTGTCCATCGACACGTCCCACGCGCGCGAGATGCCCGGCGTACGGGCCGTCGTCACACACGAGGACGTCCCCGGCCGCCCGCTGTACGGCCGCGGCAAGGCGGACCGCCCGGTCTTCGCCTCCGAGGTCGTACGCCACCACGGCGAGCCCATCGCCGCCGTCGCCGCCGACCACCCGGACACCGCGCGCATGGCCGCCGCAGCCGTCATCGTCGAGTACGAGGTGCTCGACCCGGTGACCGACCCCGAGCAGGCCTTCGAGGCCGAACCGCTGCACCCCGACGGCAACCTGATCCGGCACATCCCGCTGCGCCACGGCGACGCGGACGCGGTCGGCGACGTCGTGGTGGAGGGCCTGTACCGCATCGGCCGCCAGGACCCGGCCCCCATCGGCGCCGAGGCGGGCCTCGCCGTGCCGCGTCCCGACGGCGGCGTGGAGCTCTACCTGGCCTCCACCGACCCGCACGCCGACCGGGACACGGCCGCCGCGTGCTACGGCCTGGAGCCCGAGCGCGTGAAGATCGTCGTCACGGGCGTGCCCGGCGCCACGGCCGACCGCGAGGACCAGGGCTTCCAGATCCCGCTCGGCCTGCTGGCGCTGAAGACCGGCTGCCCGGTCAAACTCACCGCGACGCGCGAAGAGTCCTTCCTGGGGCACGCGCACCGCCACCCCACGCTGCTGCGGTATCGCCACCACGCCGACGCCGAGGGCAAGCTGGTCAAGGTCGAGGCGCAGATCCTGCTCGACGCGGGCCCGTACGCCGACACGTCCTCGGACGCCCTGGCCGCCGCGGTGGCGTTCGCCTGCGGACCCTACGTCGTTCCCAACGCCTTCATCGAGGGCTGGGCCGTCCGCACGAACAACCCGCCGTCGGGGCATGTTCGCGGCGAAGGCGCGATGCAGGTCTGCGCAGCCTACGAGGCACAGATGGACAAGCTCGCGAAGAAGCTCGCCGTCGACCCGGCGGAGCTGCGCCTGCGCAACGCGATGGCCACGGGTGACGTGCTGCCGACGGGCCAGACCGTGACCTGCCCGGCTCCGGTCGCCGAACTGCTGCAGGCCGTACAGGAGTTCCCGCTCCCGCCGCTGCCCAAGGACACACCCGAGGAGGAGTGGCTGCTGCCCGGCGGCCCCGAGGGCGCCGGCGAACCGGGCGCGGTGCGCCGCGGCGTCGGCTACGCCCTGGGCATGGTGCACATGCTGGGCGCGGAGGGCGCCGACGAGGTCTCCACGGCGACGGTCAAGGTCCAGGACGGCGTGGCGACCGTGCTGTGCGCCGCGGTGGAGACCGGGCAGGGCTTCACGACGCTGGCCCGGCAGATCGTCCAGGAGACGCTCGGCATCGACGAGGTGCACGTCGCCCCGGTCGACACCGACCAGCCCCCGGCGGGCGCGGGCTGCCGCGGACGCCACACATGGGTCTCGGGCGGCGCGGTGGAACGGGCCGCGAAAATGGTCCGTACGCAGCTGCTGCAACCGCTGGCGCACAAGTTCGGCATGTCGACCGAGCTGCTCCAGATCACCGACGGAAAGATCACGTCGTACGACGGCGTCCTGTCCACCACCGTCACGGAGGCGATGGAGGGCAAGGAGTTGTGGGCCACGGCCCAGTGCCGCCCCCACCCCACCGAACCGCTGGACGACGCGGGCCAGGGCGACGCCTTCGTGGGCCTCGCCTTCTGCGCGATCCGCGCGGTCGTGGACGTCGACATCGAACTGGGCTCGGTACGGGTCGTGGAGCTCGCGGTCGCCCAGGACGTGGGCCGGGTCCTGAACCCGACGCAGCTCGCCGCCCGTATCGAGGCGGGCGTGACGCAGGGCGTGGGCATCGCCCTCACGGAGAACCTGCGCACCCCGCGCGGCCTGATCCGCCACCCCGACCTCACCGGCTACGCCCTGCCGACCGCCCTGGACGCGCCCGACATCCAGATCGTCAAGCTGATCGAGGAACGGGACGTCGTCGCGCCCTTCGGGGCGAAGGCGGTCAGCGCGGTGCCGGTCGTGACCTCCCCGGCGGCGATCGCCTCCGCCGTACGGGCCGCCACGGGCCGCCCGGTCAACCGGCTGCCGATCCGCCCGCAGGCGGCGGTGGTGACGGTCCAGTGA
- a CDS encoding AAA family ATPase, producing MNGVVLVTGVMAAGKSTVAQALAERLPRSVHVRGDVFRRMIVSGREEYVPGAGAGSEAETQLRLRHRLSAATADAYAEAGFTAVVQDVVLGEDLTAYAALIRTRPLYVVVLAPSAGAVAAREAGRAKTGYGAWTLEALDAALRTETPRIGLWLDTSELTVEETVETILAERQRARVV from the coding sequence GTGAACGGCGTCGTCCTCGTCACGGGTGTGATGGCGGCCGGGAAGTCGACGGTCGCGCAGGCACTGGCGGAGAGACTGCCGCGGTCCGTGCACGTCCGCGGGGACGTGTTCCGGCGGATGATCGTTTCGGGGCGGGAGGAGTACGTCCCCGGAGCCGGCGCGGGCAGTGAGGCGGAGACCCAACTACGGCTGAGGCACAGGCTGTCGGCGGCGACGGCGGACGCGTACGCGGAGGCGGGTTTCACGGCGGTCGTGCAGGACGTCGTACTGGGCGAGGACCTGACCGCCTACGCAGCGCTGATCCGCACCCGCCCGCTGTACGTGGTCGTGCTGGCGCCGAGTGCCGGGGCGGTGGCGGCGCGGGAGGCCGGGCGGGCGAAGACGGGCTACGGGGCGTGGACGCTCGAGGCGCTGGACGCGGCGCTGCGGACGGAGACGCCGCGCATCGGCCTGTGGCTGGACACGTCGGAGCTGACCGTGGAGGAGACGGTGGAGACGATCCTGGCGGAGAGGCAACGCGCGAGGGTGGTCTGA